From Acidimicrobiia bacterium, a single genomic window includes:
- a CDS encoding YnfA family protein, which yields MNPLRAIGLFVAAGVAEIGGGYLMWRWLRTGSAWWIGLLGGVVLVGYGVIPTLQRGGSFARVYAAYGGVFVVASLLWGWWIDGHRPDRFDWLGAAIVLIGVSVIFFVPRTGR from the coding sequence ATGAATCCGTTGCGCGCGATCGGCCTCTTCGTAGCCGCCGGTGTCGCCGAGATCGGAGGCGGCTACCTGATGTGGCGATGGCTGCGCACGGGCTCGGCGTGGTGGATCGGTCTGCTGGGGGGCGTCGTGCTCGTCGGGTATGGCGTGATCCCGACGCTGCAACGCGGCGGTTCCTTCGCGCGGGTCTACGCCGCGTACGGTGGCGTCTTCGTGGTCGCGAGCCTGCTGTGGGGATGGTGGATCGACGGTCACCGACCCGATCGCTTCGACTGGCTCGGCGCAGCAATCGTGCTCATCGGCGTGAGTGTGATCTTCTTCGTTCCGCGAACCGGTCGCTGA
- a CDS encoding Clp protease N-terminal domain-containing protein: MPGLITTRHLALAVLARTDTTAARVLAHLNADIDGLRLTLGH; encoded by the coding sequence GTGCCGGGCTTGATCACGACCCGGCACCTCGCGCTCGCCGTCCTCGCACGCACCGACACCACAGCGGCGCGAGTGCTCGCGCACCTGAACGCTGACATCGACGGACTGCGGCTCACGCTGGGCCACTGA
- a CDS encoding helix-turn-helix domain-containing protein: MADAVDLARRAASKDASVGLRAVGALRNLLERLEELQVDNARAQGWSWQEIARCLGVTKQTVHRKHARRR; the protein is encoded by the coding sequence GTGGCCGATGCTGTCGATCTGGCACGGCGCGCGGCGAGCAAGGACGCGAGTGTTGGCTTGCGAGCGGTCGGCGCGCTCCGGAACCTGCTCGAGCGACTCGAGGAGTTGCAGGTCGACAACGCGCGGGCCCAGGGCTGGTCGTGGCAGGAGATCGCGCGCTGTCTCGGTGTGACGAAGCAGACGGTGCACCGCAAGCACGCCCGGAGGAGGTGA
- a CDS encoding metalloregulator ArsR/SmtB family transcription factor: protein MTATRQAGSELDVATARFFRVLGDPTRLRILELLVDAPRTVSELVEALNCPQSRVSNHLACLRWCEFVDAERHGRQVTYRICDQRVRGLVEAARSMAAEHCDHLVSCQRIGPDWI, encoded by the coding sequence GTGACCGCAACCCGGCAAGCCGGTAGCGAACTCGACGTCGCCACTGCGCGTTTCTTTCGGGTGCTCGGCGACCCGACGCGGTTGAGGATTCTGGAGTTGCTGGTGGATGCGCCGCGCACCGTGTCCGAGCTCGTCGAGGCGCTGAATTGTCCGCAGAGCCGGGTCTCGAACCACTTGGCGTGCTTGCGGTGGTGCGAGTTCGTCGACGCGGAACGCCACGGCCGGCAGGTGACGTATCGGATTTGTGATCAGCGGGTGCGTGGGCTTGTCGAGGCCGCCCGGTCGATGGCCGCCGAACACTGCGATCACCTGGTCTCGTGCCAGCGCATCGGACCCGACTGGATCTAG
- the merA gene encoding mercury(II) reductase — MTYDYDLAVIGSGGAAFAAAIEASRLNARVVLIERAIVGGTCVNIGCVPSKALLAAAHTYHHAASHPFAGVPTAVGSVDLPALIAQKNELIADLRQHKYLDLAEHYGFEIIHDEARFKDADTLVVDGRELHARAYVIATGAAPAVPVLPGLHEAGHLTSTTAMEQKSVPQRLITIGGGFVGLEQSQLWARLGAQVTIIGRLAPRAEPELASRLRQILIDEGIRVVNARATVVEQRGETRVVHTDRGDAVEGDAILVATGRQARVDALELGAADVALDDRGFIKVDDELRTSNPKVFAAGDVAGGQQFVYVAAAQGHVAARNALRGTREQVDYRGLPDVVFTDPQLARAGLTEAEALAAGYQCDCRLLDLAHVPRALVDHDTRGALKLVADRATGKVLGVHALADGAGDLILAGVYAIKSGLTVTDLATTWAPYLTMSEALRLVAQSFTTPVDELSCCAA, encoded by the coding sequence ATGACGTACGACTACGACTTGGCGGTAATTGGTTCCGGTGGCGCGGCCTTCGCCGCGGCGATCGAAGCCAGCCGTCTCAACGCGCGCGTCGTTCTCATCGAGCGGGCCATCGTCGGCGGTACCTGCGTCAACATCGGCTGTGTTCCGTCCAAGGCGCTGCTGGCCGCGGCGCACACCTACCACCACGCCGCGTCGCATCCCTTTGCCGGCGTGCCCACCGCCGTCGGATCCGTCGATCTCCCCGCGCTGATCGCTCAGAAGAACGAGTTGATCGCCGACCTGCGCCAGCACAAGTACCTCGATCTCGCTGAGCACTACGGGTTCGAGATCATTCACGACGAGGCGCGCTTCAAGGATGCTGACACCCTGGTCGTCGACGGCCGCGAACTGCACGCACGCGCGTACGTGATCGCCACCGGCGCCGCCCCCGCCGTCCCCGTCCTACCCGGACTGCATGAAGCGGGTCATCTGACGTCCACCACGGCGATGGAACAGAAGAGCGTGCCCCAACGGCTGATCACCATCGGCGGCGGTTTCGTCGGTTTGGAGCAGAGCCAGTTGTGGGCGCGGCTCGGCGCGCAGGTCACGATCATCGGTCGGTTGGCACCGCGGGCGGAACCCGAGCTGGCGAGCCGACTGCGCCAGATCCTGATCGACGAAGGCATCCGCGTCGTCAACGCCCGCGCCACCGTCGTCGAGCAGCGGGGCGAGACCCGCGTGGTTCACACCGACCGCGGCGACGCCGTCGAAGGTGACGCCATTCTGGTGGCGACCGGCCGCCAGGCTCGCGTCGACGCCCTCGAACTCGGCGCCGCAGACGTCGCGCTCGACGACCGCGGCTTCATCAAGGTCGACGACGAGCTGCGTACCTCCAACCCGAAGGTCTTCGCGGCCGGTGACGTCGCTGGCGGACAACAGTTCGTCTATGTGGCTGCCGCGCAAGGACACGTGGCTGCTCGCAACGCGCTGCGCGGGACTCGTGAACAGGTCGACTATCGGGGTCTGCCTGACGTCGTCTTCACCGACCCGCAACTGGCCAGAGCCGGTCTCACCGAAGCCGAAGCCCTCGCCGCTGGCTACCAGTGCGACTGCCGCCTGCTGGACCTCGCCCATGTTCCGCGGGCGTTGGTCGATCACGACACCCGCGGCGCCCTCAAGTTGGTGGCCGATCGCGCCACCGGCAAGGTCTTGGGCGTTCATGCCTTGGCCGACGGTGCCGGCGACCTCATCCTGGCTGGCGTCTACGCCATCAAGAGCGGCCTGACCGTCACGGATCTGGCCACGACCTGGGCGCCGTACCTCACCATGAGCGAAGCGCTGCGCCTCGTGGCGCAGTCGTTCACCACACCGGTTGACGAGCTGTCGTGCTGCGCGGCCTGA